A genomic window from Sulfurimonas paralvinellae includes:
- a CDS encoding class II aldolase and adducin N-terminal domain-containing protein has product MNKQHLKDQLSTLALSMFRKDFFGIYHGSLSAKTETSRFLINTKEAVFDAIDNDALIELYFKKDYRWNQASIDASIHQSIYSQISEAKFICFTMPQFTTAYSLEHNIITPKDYFGHREIGFIEIFDPKQFEDWYERAQSEIAYYFQSKKTNIMVIRGYGVYTYSRDMHEMAKQLAILEKSCRLLMLEKGTSSVFDD; this is encoded by the coding sequence ATGAACAAACAGCATCTGAAAGATCAGCTCTCAACACTGGCTCTGTCCATGTTCAGAAAAGATTTTTTCGGAATATATCACGGCTCGCTCTCTGCAAAGACAGAGACCAGCCGTTTTCTTATCAATACAAAAGAGGCCGTTTTTGATGCCATTGACAATGATGCCCTTATAGAGCTCTATTTTAAGAAAGACTATCGTTGGAATCAGGCAAGTATCGATGCCAGCATTCATCAAAGTATCTATTCACAAATTTCAGAAGCGAAGTTTATCTGTTTTACTATGCCGCAGTTTACCACCGCTTACTCACTTGAGCATAATATTATCACACCGAAAGATTATTTCGGTCATCGAGAAATCGGTTTTATAGAGATCTTTGATCCAAAGCAGTTTGAAGACTGGTATGAACGAGCTCAAAGTGAAATAGCCTACTACTTTCAAAGTAAAAAAACAAATATCATGGTCATCCGCGGTTACGGTGTCTATACCTATAGCAGAGACATGCATGAAATGGCAAAGCAGCTGGCCATTTTAGAAAAAAGCTGTCGTTTGCTGATGCTGGAGAAAGGGACATCTTCCGTCTTTGATGATTAA
- a CDS encoding adenosylmethionine--8-amino-7-oxononanoate transaminase — protein MKNEELKNRDLDVLWHPCTQMKDHERLPLIPIKKAHGIYLEDFEGNRYIDAISSWWVNMFGHTNSYINEKVKEQLDTLEHVILAGFTHEQVICLSERLVKLTPDGLQKCFYSDNGSSAVEVALKMSYHAHLNSGEKKPLFVSLTNSYHGETIGALSVGDVELYKDTYEPLLMQTIQTPVPKDMSKESAADAAKEFEILCQNRADEISAIIVEPLIQGAGYMHMYHPHFLVLLREICSQYNIHLIADEVMVGFGRTGELFACEKAGISPDFLVLSKGLTGGYLPLSVVLTSDDIYAKFYCDYNEHKAFLHSHSYTGNALACAAANATLDIFENDDIIEKNRQKAAFMTQQLKKFESLENVAQVRQTGMVCAVELQGYKAEERIGLKVYEYGLKHGVLLRPLGHIVYFMPPYIITEDEIKTMMDVAYSAIKEL, from the coding sequence ATGAAAAATGAAGAATTGAAAAACAGAGATTTAGATGTACTTTGGCACCCTTGTACACAGATGAAAGATCATGAAAGACTGCCGCTTATACCGATAAAAAAAGCCCATGGCATCTATCTTGAGGATTTTGAAGGCAATCGTTACATAGATGCAATAAGCTCATGGTGGGTTAACATGTTCGGGCATACTAACAGTTATATCAACGAGAAAGTGAAAGAACAGCTTGACACATTAGAACATGTTATACTTGCAGGTTTTACACATGAGCAGGTTATATGCCTTTCTGAACGCCTTGTAAAACTAACACCTGATGGTCTGCAGAAGTGTTTTTATTCTGATAACGGCTCTTCGGCTGTAGAAGTGGCACTCAAGATGAGTTATCATGCTCATCTCAACAGTGGCGAGAAAAAACCGCTTTTTGTCTCACTCACAAACTCTTATCACGGTGAGACAATAGGAGCGCTGAGTGTTGGTGATGTAGAACTCTATAAAGATACCTACGAGCCGCTTTTAATGCAGACCATACAAACGCCTGTACCAAAAGATATGAGTAAAGAGAGTGCTGCAGACGCAGCAAAAGAGTTTGAGATCTTATGTCAAAACAGAGCTGATGAGATCAGTGCCATCATCGTTGAGCCTTTGATTCAAGGGGCAGGGTATATGCATATGTATCATCCCCATTTTTTGGTGCTCTTGCGTGAGATATGCAGTCAATACAATATCCATCTTATCGCTGATGAAGTGATGGTCGGTTTTGGGCGTACAGGTGAGCTTTTTGCCTGTGAAAAAGCAGGCATTTCTCCTGATTTTTTAGTGCTTTCTAAAGGTTTGACAGGGGGTTATCTTCCACTTTCAGTTGTCCTTACATCCGATGATATCTATGCAAAGTTTTACTGTGATTACAATGAACATAAAGCCTTTTTGCATTCGCACTCCTATACGGGTAATGCGCTCGCCTGTGCCGCGGCAAATGCCACTTTGGATATTTTTGAAAATGATGACATCATTGAAAAAAACAGGCAAAAGGCTGCATTTATGACGCAGCAGCTCAAAAAGTTTGAAAGTCTTGAAAATGTTGCCCAAGTCAGACAAACGGGAATGGTCTGTGCGGTTGAGCTACAAGGCTATAAGGCTGAGGAGCGTATTGGACTGAAAGTTTATGAATATGGGTTAAAACATGGCGTTTTATTGCGTCCGCTTGGACATATCGTTTATTTTATGCCGCCGTATATTATTACAGAAGATGAGATAAAAACAATGATGGATGTGGCTTACTCTGCGATAAAAGAGCTTTAA
- the mltA gene encoding murein transglycosylase A: MKTAIFLLCISLLFLSCSKKPAVIFKEFPHTRLKPVAIETLPEFNAENFDAVLQSFQKNCQTKKAFEIYENLCNEAKYVSDVETFIRENFQAYQIVNDKEDDTGLLTGYYEAEIHASYQKSDRYKYPVYATPKDLVVVDLSQIYPELKHYRLRGRLDGNRVIPYLTRGEAKTNELNASVLCYCDSEIDKFFLEVQGSGIAKLDDNSSFYLGYDNQNGYKYRSIGKYLVKKNELSLEEVSLQSIREWLREHPDRIDEVLNYNNSMVFFSKREHGATGALGVELTPMRSIAVDKRYISLGSMLYLHADLNNTKINKIVFAQDTGGAIKGTVRADLFVGSGEEALALAGHLKAPLKLWLLLPKEKEKNE, encoded by the coding sequence ATGAAAACAGCAATATTTCTTTTATGCATTTCTCTACTTTTTTTATCCTGTTCCAAAAAACCGGCTGTGATATTTAAAGAGTTTCCTCATACAAGACTGAAGCCGGTTGCTATAGAAACATTGCCGGAATTTAATGCAGAAAACTTCGATGCGGTTTTGCAGAGTTTTCAAAAGAACTGTCAGACAAAAAAAGCGTTTGAAATTTATGAAAACTTATGTAATGAAGCTAAGTATGTAAGTGATGTAGAAACATTTATCCGAGAGAATTTTCAAGCTTACCAAATAGTAAATGACAAAGAAGATGATACCGGGCTTTTAACAGGTTACTATGAAGCAGAGATTCATGCATCATATCAAAAATCAGATCGATATAAGTACCCTGTCTATGCAACGCCAAAAGATTTGGTTGTGGTCGATCTCTCTCAAATTTATCCGGAATTGAAACATTACAGACTAAGAGGAAGACTGGATGGAAACAGGGTTATCCCATACTTGACAAGAGGCGAAGCCAAAACAAATGAACTCAATGCTTCGGTCTTGTGTTATTGTGATTCTGAGATAGATAAATTCTTTTTGGAAGTTCAGGGTTCGGGTATAGCAAAACTTGATGACAATAGCTCCTTTTATTTAGGTTATGACAATCAAAATGGTTATAAATACCGTTCCATAGGAAAATATCTCGTCAAGAAAAATGAGCTCTCTTTAGAAGAGGTTTCACTGCAAAGTATCAGAGAGTGGCTGCGTGAGCACCCTGACCGTATAGATGAAGTGCTTAACTATAATAATTCAATGGTCTTTTTTTCAAAAAGAGAACATGGGGCAACAGGGGCTTTGGGTGTAGAATTGACACCTATGCGTTCAATTGCTGTAGATAAACGTTACATTTCACTTGGAAGTATGTTATACTTGCACGCAGATTTAAATAACACAAAAATAAACAAAATTGTATTTGCTCAAGATACGGGCGGTGCCATCAAAGGAACTGTGAGAGCGGATCTTTTTGTCGGCAGCGGAGAGGAAGCTTTAGCGCTTGCCGGGCATCTTAAAGCACCACTGAAGTTATGGCTGTTGTTACCAAAAGAGAAAGAGAAGAATGAATAA
- the recR gene encoding recombination mediator RecR, with the protein MNNALEKFNRLVDALQELPTIGKKSATRLAYFMIMNDTYAGLKISHAIEDAIGSLKKCRICGGMSEDELCHICADETRDATLLCIVENAKDILLLEENALFDGRYFVLDSLEEFSVSHLEDIVKNGISEVLFALTPSIANDAVILYIEDKLSQYSVNFSKIAQGVPTGVSLENIDLLSLTRALEDRVRV; encoded by the coding sequence ATGAATAACGCATTGGAAAAATTCAACAGACTGGTTGATGCACTGCAGGAGCTGCCGACTATCGGTAAGAAGTCTGCAACGCGTCTGGCCTATTTCATGATAATGAACGATACCTATGCGGGGCTGAAAATATCACATGCCATAGAAGATGCCATAGGCAGTCTGAAAAAGTGCCGTATCTGCGGCGGCATGAGTGAAGATGAACTGTGTCATATCTGTGCAGATGAGACAAGGGATGCTACGCTTTTATGTATTGTCGAGAATGCCAAAGATATTTTGCTGTTAGAAGAGAATGCTCTTTTTGACGGCAGGTATTTTGTGCTTGATTCTTTAGAAGAGTTCTCCGTATCTCATTTAGAAGATATTGTTAAAAATGGCATCAGTGAAGTGCTTTTTGCCTTGACACCTTCTATTGCTAACGATGCGGTTATTCTTTACATAGAAGATAAACTGAGTCAATACAGTGTTAACTTTTCAAAAATAGCACAGGGTGTGCCGACAGGAGTGAGTTTGGAAAATATTGATCTGCTCTCTTTAACGAGAGCATTGGAAGACAGGGTGAGAGTATGA
- the ftsA gene encoding cell division protein FtsA, protein MSRTVLAIDIGSTKICAVTAEIADDNSISITGAGTTKAQGLKKGSITNIELAARSIKIAVEDAKRVSGSTITSAIVSISGAYTKSLNSNGIVNIQSKEISFEEIKRVMHTSLYNANIPNEYEVLHALPFNFKVDDQDYIEDPLGMNASRLEVETHIITTQKSNLNNLKKAVKGAGVDVENIVLNSYASAIATLNEDERELGAAVIDMGGNTSNIAIYSGNSIRYNEYLGVGSNHVTSDLSMALHTPLNVADKVKLTYGSLLTPSNDLIELPVIGDEDTTHEVSLEVVHNVIFARVEETLMILAQFIEKSGLKDQIGAGVVLTGGFSKMEGIRDLAIATFGSMPVRLAKPREMNGLFDTLREPEYSSAIGLIMYAAVPYTPYEIDVNKRVRHTNEKPTQSTHVDLSDTSENLTAPLAQKTEEQESKMINLEAAQAKKSDEAGSLSKFWNWATQLF, encoded by the coding sequence TTGAGTAGAACTGTTTTAGCCATCGACATTGGCTCAACAAAAATTTGTGCTGTTACCGCTGAGATAGCTGATGATAACAGTATCTCTATCACGGGAGCCGGCACGACAAAAGCACAGGGTCTCAAAAAAGGAAGCATTACAAACATAGAACTCGCTGCACGAAGCATTAAAATAGCTGTTGAAGATGCCAAACGAGTTTCAGGTTCAACGATCACGAGTGCAATTGTCTCCATCTCAGGAGCTTACACAAAAAGTCTAAACTCAAATGGTATTGTGAACATTCAATCAAAAGAGATATCTTTTGAAGAGATCAAACGTGTCATGCACACCTCTTTATATAATGCAAATATTCCAAATGAGTATGAAGTACTGCATGCCCTTCCATTTAACTTCAAAGTAGACGACCAGGACTACATCGAAGATCCGCTAGGAATGAATGCCTCACGTCTTGAAGTTGAAACACACATCATAACAACACAAAAATCAAATCTCAACAATCTTAAAAAAGCGGTCAAAGGTGCAGGAGTCGATGTTGAAAATATTGTACTCAACTCTTATGCTTCTGCCATCGCAACACTCAACGAAGATGAAAGAGAACTTGGTGCTGCTGTCATTGATATGGGTGGTAATACGAGCAATATTGCTATCTATTCAGGAAACTCTATCCGATATAATGAATACCTTGGTGTCGGTTCGAATCATGTGACAAGCGATCTCTCTATGGCGCTTCATACACCGCTTAATGTTGCCGATAAAGTCAAACTGACATACGGCTCTTTACTTACTCCAAGTAATGACCTTATAGAACTTCCTGTAATCGGCGATGAAGATACAACACATGAAGTTTCACTAGAAGTGGTCCACAATGTCATCTTCGCTCGTGTTGAGGAAACACTAATGATTCTTGCACAATTCATAGAAAAAAGCGGTTTAAAAGATCAAATCGGTGCTGGCGTTGTTCTTACGGGTGGTTTTTCAAAGATGGAAGGCATTAGAGATCTGGCAATTGCCACTTTTGGTTCTATGCCTGTGCGTTTGGCAAAACCACGTGAGATGAATGGACTTTTTGACACACTCAGAGAACCTGAATATTCAAGTGCCATTGGCTTAATAATGTATGCAGCTGTTCCTTATACGCCGTATGAAATCGATGTAAACAAAAGAGTACGCCATACAAATGAAAAACCGACACAAAGCACACATGTCGACCTTTCAGATACAAGTGAAAACCTTACTGCACCACTTGCACAAAAAACAGAAGAGCAAGAATCGAAGATGATCAATCTCGAAGCAGCACAGGCTAAAAAGAGTGATGAAGCAGGAAGCCTCAGCAAATTTTGGAATTGGGCAACCCAGTTATTTTAA
- the dnaJ gene encoding molecular chaperone DnaJ, whose amino-acid sequence MEELSYYEILEVSQDADKATIKKAYRKMAKKYHPDKNAGDKEAEHMFKLINEAYQCLSDDQQRSIYDRYGKEGLQGMGGGGGHSSAGFDDLGAIFEEMFSGFGGGGRRRQNPADMEKYPLDMNIDMTISFQEAVFGCEKEIEYRYKKSCEACKGTGAKDGKLSTCQQCKGQGQVYMKQGFMTFSQTCPVCHGTGSSATEKCKQCHGAGYEEVKETITVTVPQGIDSGNRLRVSGKGNIGKNGRRGDLYITFDVRPDKHFIRNDNDVYIEIPVFFTQAVKGDILTIPSLTGELELKLQIGTKDKQRYTFRGEGIEDVHGHGKGDLIAIVDIQYPKKLSDEQLELLNKLQESFGVESKPHEGVLDSVIDKMKSWFK is encoded by the coding sequence ATGGAAGAATTAAGCTATTATGAGATTTTAGAAGTATCACAAGACGCAGATAAGGCGACGATCAAAAAAGCTTACAGAAAAATGGCAAAGAAATATCACCCAGATAAAAATGCAGGTGATAAAGAGGCTGAGCATATGTTTAAACTCATCAATGAGGCATATCAATGTCTCAGCGATGACCAACAGCGAAGCATCTATGACCGTTACGGAAAAGAAGGACTTCAAGGAATGGGAGGCGGAGGCGGACACTCTTCTGCCGGCTTTGATGACCTTGGTGCTATATTTGAGGAGATGTTCAGCGGTTTTGGCGGAGGAGGAAGAAGACGTCAGAACCCTGCGGATATGGAAAAATACCCTCTCGATATGAATATAGACATGACTATAAGCTTTCAAGAAGCGGTCTTTGGATGTGAAAAAGAGATAGAGTACAGATACAAAAAATCCTGTGAAGCATGTAAAGGAACAGGGGCAAAAGACGGTAAACTCTCTACCTGCCAGCAATGTAAAGGGCAAGGACAGGTTTATATGAAACAGGGCTTCATGACCTTTTCACAGACATGTCCTGTATGTCACGGTACAGGTTCTTCAGCAACAGAAAAATGTAAACAATGTCACGGTGCCGGTTATGAAGAGGTAAAAGAGACAATCACTGTCACTGTTCCACAAGGAATCGACAGCGGAAACCGTCTACGTGTTTCAGGCAAAGGAAATATTGGTAAAAATGGCCGCAGAGGTGATCTTTATATCACTTTTGATGTCAGGCCTGACAAGCACTTCATCAGAAATGACAATGATGTATATATTGAAATACCTGTCTTTTTCACACAGGCTGTCAAAGGCGATATACTGACAATTCCTTCACTTACAGGAGAGTTGGAGCTGAAACTTCAAATAGGCACGAAAGACAAACAGCGCTACACTTTTAGAGGTGAAGGTATCGAGGATGTCCATGGACACGGTAAAGGAGATCTTATCGCCATTGTTGACATTCAGTATCCTAAGAAACTAAGCGATGAGCAGTTGGAACTTTTAAATAAACTGCAGGAATCTTTCGGTGTTGAGTCAAAACCGCATGAAGGTGTTCTTGATTCTGTCATTGACAAAATGAAAAGCTGGTTCAAATAG
- the ftsZ gene encoding cell division protein FtsZ, with amino-acid sequence MEPFVIEETVNPNGARIIAVGVGGGGGNMIGHMINEGVSGIEMMLVNTDAQVLSETNAATKIQIGAKLTKGLGAGMKPNIGKDSALENYDDIRSALEGADIVFISAGLGGGTGTGAAPVVAQIAKEVGALTISIVTKPFMFEGRKRLKLAETGLEELKKESDSIVVIPNDKLLSIIDRKLGLKESFKIVDSVLAQAVSGTSGVILSSGENDINLDFADLQTVMSHKGMALMGVGEHEGENAAYEAIKAAIESPLLDNMSINGAMGVLVHFSMHPDFPMMELAEAMEVVHESAHDDAEVIWGTSTDASLNENYVKITIVATGFEKDLANNDDFVPEEPVAPQVKVRPRLVVGGDLDSDYLDIPAYMRQQQD; translated from the coding sequence ATGGAACCGTTTGTAATTGAAGAGACAGTAAACCCTAATGGTGCACGAATCATAGCAGTAGGCGTCGGCGGCGGCGGCGGTAATATGATCGGGCACATGATAAACGAAGGTGTCAGCGGTATTGAGATGATGCTTGTCAATACTGATGCACAGGTACTCAGTGAAACGAATGCTGCCACAAAGATCCAGATCGGTGCGAAACTCACAAAGGGACTTGGTGCAGGAATGAAGCCAAACATCGGTAAAGATTCTGCATTAGAGAACTATGATGATATTCGTTCTGCATTAGAAGGTGCCGATATCGTATTTATCTCTGCCGGCCTTGGTGGAGGAACAGGTACCGGTGCGGCTCCTGTTGTTGCGCAAATAGCAAAAGAAGTCGGAGCACTTACTATTTCCATTGTCACAAAACCTTTCATGTTCGAAGGACGTAAACGTCTTAAACTTGCTGAAACAGGTCTTGAAGAGTTGAAAAAAGAGAGTGATTCCATCGTCGTAATTCCAAATGACAAACTCCTTTCTATCATTGACAGAAAACTGGGACTCAAAGAGAGCTTTAAGATCGTTGATTCTGTTCTTGCACAGGCAGTCAGCGGAACTTCAGGTGTCATTCTCTCAAGCGGTGAAAATGACATTAACCTTGACTTTGCCGACTTGCAAACTGTTATGAGCCATAAAGGTATGGCACTTATGGGTGTTGGTGAGCATGAAGGCGAAAATGCTGCCTATGAAGCTATTAAAGCGGCTATTGAGTCTCCACTTCTTGACAATATGTCCATTAACGGCGCGATGGGTGTACTTGTTCACTTCAGTATGCATCCTGACTTTCCTATGATGGAACTTGCAGAAGCGATGGAAGTCGTTCATGAAAGTGCACATGATGATGCAGAAGTTATCTGGGGAACGTCGACAGATGCCTCACTCAATGAGAACTATGTAAAAATCACGATCGTAGCAACCGGTTTTGAAAAAGACCTTGCCAACAATGATGACTTTGTACCTGAAGAGCCTGTAGCACCGCAGGTAAAAGTCCGCCCTCGTCTTGTTGTCGGTGGTGATTTAGACAGTGACTACCTAGATATTCCAGCATATATGCGACAACAGCAAGACTAA
- a CDS encoding peptidylprolyl isomerase: MQRHKKWLIITIWISTIAFIGAGFVGWGQYKYGDKASSVAKVGDVEISMSELQKAYSRLYQQYNQMLQGNFDEEKAKQFGLQKQALQQLVQQALLVNLAKSYDLMVSDIELFRVIKSQKVFYKNGAFDKETYKQVLSQNRMTPKEYEKGLRRELLIQKAVGLLPVKASPNEEKIVTTLLNIADKINYKILSEDMIHITPTDKELKNFWEGQKNNFMTDVSYEINFVKQSPVSKEYDKAAITKHYQENKTHFRDKEGKILPLENAKDAVIKELNAKASKDAALRTYIAFKKGKLDPSVKKETLTISNSNNPLGDQVLKTVTTLSATKPYAKPVLVNDTYYIIELVKTNPAMPKSYEAAKAEVLPLYLAQKRKEKLFALANSSVDTFIGQTTDFITVSSVDKINGLTKNEAGEFLQKLFTTDKKKAFITLKDGKIVLFNILEQKLLNNKNSNGSDVITRLKSTLFSEGLMKTLQNKYQTEIFIQGL, encoded by the coding sequence ATGCAAAGACACAAGAAGTGGCTTATAATAACTATCTGGATTTCAACTATCGCTTTTATTGGAGCCGGTTTTGTCGGCTGGGGTCAGTACAAATATGGCGACAAAGCAAGTTCTGTTGCAAAAGTCGGTGACGTTGAGATCAGTATGAGCGAGTTGCAAAAAGCATACTCTCGTTTGTATCAACAGTATAACCAAATGCTTCAAGGAAATTTCGACGAAGAGAAAGCCAAACAGTTTGGTCTGCAGAAACAGGCGCTCCAACAGCTTGTTCAACAGGCACTTCTTGTAAATCTGGCAAAATCATATGACTTGATGGTCAGTGATATTGAACTTTTCAGAGTTATCAAGTCGCAAAAAGTCTTTTACAAAAACGGTGCATTCGATAAAGAGACATACAAACAGGTACTTTCACAAAACAGAATGACTCCAAAAGAGTATGAAAAAGGACTGCGTAGAGAGCTTCTCATCCAAAAGGCCGTTGGACTGCTTCCTGTAAAAGCTTCACCAAATGAAGAAAAGATCGTTACTACCCTGCTCAACATTGCCGATAAGATCAACTATAAAATACTTTCAGAAGATATGATTCACATAACACCTACAGATAAAGAACTCAAAAACTTTTGGGAAGGTCAGAAGAACAACTTTATGACTGATGTAAGTTATGAAATAAACTTCGTAAAACAATCTCCGGTATCCAAAGAGTATGATAAAGCCGCTATAACAAAACACTACCAAGAGAACAAAACACACTTTCGAGACAAAGAGGGGAAAATTCTTCCACTTGAAAATGCAAAAGATGCCGTCATCAAAGAACTCAATGCAAAAGCGAGTAAAGATGCAGCACTGCGAACATACATTGCATTTAAAAAAGGCAAGCTTGATCCAAGCGTAAAAAAAGAGACACTTACAATTTCAAACAGCAATAATCCGCTTGGCGACCAAGTTCTCAAAACAGTAACAACGCTTTCTGCAACAAAGCCTTATGCAAAACCTGTTCTTGTGAACGATACTTACTATATAATTGAGTTAGTTAAAACAAACCCTGCAATGCCGAAGTCATATGAAGCGGCAAAAGCAGAAGTTTTACCACTCTATCTTGCACAAAAGAGAAAAGAGAAGCTTTTTGCGTTAGCAAACAGCTCTGTAGATACATTTATTGGGCAAACTACCGATTTTATTACTGTTAGTTCAGTGGACAAAATCAATGGTCTTACTAAGAATGAAGCAGGTGAGTTTTTACAGAAACTTTTTACTACTGATAAAAAGAAAGCTTTTATAACATTGAAAGACGGAAAAATTGTTTTGTTCAACATTTTGGAACAAAAACTGCTTAATAACAAGAATAGTAACGGAAGTGATGTTATCACCCGATTAAAAAGTACATTGTTTAGTGAAGGTTTAATGAAAACACTTCAAAACAAGTACCAAACTGAGATATTTATCCAAGGACTCTAA
- a CDS encoding J domain-containing protein, with the protein MKAKSLLGLREKSSIKEIKNRYKDLMKKWHPDKHPNDVDKATKMSMKINDAYKTILEYCNNYEYPFDEESIREKYQSPSEWMQNKFGNKKDTI; encoded by the coding sequence ATGAAGGCCAAATCACTCCTTGGTCTTCGTGAAAAGTCCTCCATTAAAGAAATCAAAAATCGTTATAAAGACCTTATGAAAAAATGGCATCCCGACAAACATCCGAATGATGTCGACAAAGCAACTAAAATGAGTATGAAGATAAATGATGCCTATAAGACTATTTTAGAATACTGCAATAACTATGAATACCCATTTGACGAAGAGAGTATACGAGAGAAGTACCAATCCCCTTCTGAGTGGATGCAAAACAAATTCGGCAATAAAAAAGATACTATTTAA
- a CDS encoding ABC transporter ATP-binding protein yields the protein MIRLKNITKIYDGNVHALNNINLTFKEGELVILKGMSGSGKSTILSLIAGLSKPTEGEVFVDSKKISKLPDHFAATYRRDNIGIVFQKYNLIPTLSVKENVLLPLFPLNLPRELMDQKAAAVLGKFHIEQKIDMMVKNLSGGEQQRVAIARANINDPKIILADEPTANLDEKLSLEFIEMLRDLKSKKRTIVVATHDPLFFDLDFVDTIVNIEHGNLL from the coding sequence ATGATCCGACTGAAAAATATTACAAAGATATATGATGGCAATGTTCATGCACTTAACAATATCAATCTGACTTTTAAAGAGGGTGAGTTAGTCATTTTAAAAGGTATGAGCGGCAGTGGAAAGAGTACTATCCTCTCTTTGATCGCAGGTTTGTCAAAGCCGACTGAAGGAGAGGTGTTTGTTGACAGTAAAAAGATATCGAAACTGCCTGATCATTTTGCGGCAACTTATCGACGTGATAACATCGGTATAGTTTTTCAAAAGTACAATCTCATCCCGACACTCTCAGTTAAAGAGAATGTTCTGCTTCCACTCTTCCCTTTAAATCTTCCGCGTGAGCTTATGGATCAAAAAGCAGCTGCCGTGCTTGGTAAATTTCATATTGAACAAAAAATTGACATGATGGTTAAAAATCTTTCAGGCGGGGAGCAGCAGCGTGTTGCCATTGCCAGAGCAAATATAAATGATCCTAAAATTATTTTAGCCGATGAACCAACGGCAAACCTCGATGAGAAGCTCTCTTTGGAGTTTATAGAGATGCTGCGTGATCTTAAATCAAAAAAGAGAACCATTGTTGTGGCAACACATGATCCACTTTTTTTCGATCTTGATTTTGTAGATACAATCGTAAACATTGAACACGGAAATCTCCTGTAA